The following are encoded in a window of Fimbriimonadaceae bacterium genomic DNA:
- a CDS encoding DUF1343 domain-containing protein — protein MPRVLTGLDRCLADGFACLAGKSVGLVCHQASVAADYVHILDHLLPLHRAGKLRVQAVFGPQHGIWGHTQDNMIEWEGYTDPRTGLRFYSLYGEHRKPTPAMLEGVDVLVY, from the coding sequence ATGCCCCGTGTGCTGACCGGACTCGACCGGTGCCTGGCCGACGGGTTTGCCTGCTTGGCGGGCAAATCGGTCGGCCTGGTCTGTCATCAGGCGAGCGTCGCCGCCGACTACGTCCATATCCTGGACCACCTGTTGCCCCTGCACCGGGCAGGGAAGCTGCGTGTGCAGGCGGTCTTCGGCCCCCAGCACGGCATTTGGGGCCACACGCAGGACAACATGATCGAGTGGGAGGGTTACACCGACCCGCGCACGGGCCTGCGCTTCTATTCACTGTACGGCGAGCACCGCAAGCCGACCCCGGCGATGCTGGAGGGGGTGGACGTGTTGGTCTACGA